A region of Chitinophagales bacterium DNA encodes the following proteins:
- a CDS encoding T9SS type A sorting domain-containing protein, with protein MKKKFAPAVIFFGVFFSIATAQVRILNHDTRPPRNCVNASNNFGGYIISNLVSFDNDGGINNIDAIPSYQCIDAITPAIVLENFGVNPLETAIIQYTLDNDIPLFYQWKGLLNPGESDTIILPTLQANAGSHELNVLITQANGSTDVNNSNDKSIFFTIIGTSVPLPFSEKFENANLPLGFFINNSDNGPTWNITDLSIKGSEHNFALQMEFHNGLSLEGEVDDLFLQNLDLTNESQVELGFDLAYTYYSDHYFDGLKVQISEDCGSSWSTVYDKQKEELQTAPVSDIYFIPAPEQWRHEQVNISNYVGNSNVLVRLRAISGLGNNLYIDNITLNETTGIESLPAAGTLRLAPNPADDMFSILLPGKPNIIGQIQIFNLLGQQILVIDSSKPFPASIKTSDWPEGIYMVNMIHKGSIVNQQMLDIIH; from the coding sequence TCTAATAACTTTGGAGGCTACATAATAAGCAATTTGGTTTCATTTGATAATGATGGAGGCATAAATAATATTGATGCTATTCCATCTTATCAATGCATTGATGCAATAACGCCTGCAATTGTTTTGGAAAATTTTGGAGTTAATCCTCTGGAAACTGCAATTATTCAATATACGCTTGATAATGATATTCCACTGTTCTATCAGTGGAAGGGTTTACTGAATCCGGGTGAATCTGATACCATTATCTTACCTACGCTTCAGGCGAATGCAGGGTCTCATGAATTAAATGTTTTAATCACACAGGCAAACGGATCAACGGATGTAAATAATTCAAATGATAAAAGCATCTTTTTTACAATTATTGGAACGAGTGTACCATTGCCGTTTTCTGAAAAGTTTGAAAATGCAAATCTCCCATTAGGATTTTTTATTAATAATTCTGATAATGGACCTACCTGGAATATTACTGATTTATCCATTAAAGGCAGTGAGCATAATTTTGCTTTACAAATGGAATTCCACAATGGCCTGAGTTTAGAAGGGGAAGTAGATGATTTGTTTTTGCAGAACCTCGATTTAACCAATGAATCGCAGGTGGAGCTGGGTTTTGATCTGGCATATACATATTACAGCGATCACTATTTTGACGGGCTGAAAGTTCAGATTTCTGAGGATTGCGGGTCAAGCTGGTCCACTGTGTACGATAAGCAAAAAGAAGAATTACAGACCGCCCCGGTAAGTGACATCTATTTTATTCCTGCACCGGAACAGTGGCGGCATGAACAGGTAAACATTAGTAATTATGTCGGAAATTCAAATGTCCTTGTCCGATTAAGGGCTATAAGCGGTTTGGGAAATAATCTTTATATCGATAATATAACCTTAAATGAGACTACAGGAATAGAATCTTTACCCGCGGCTGGAACACTTAGATTAGCTCCGAATCCTGCTGATGACATGTTCTCCATTTTATTACCCGGTAAACCAAATATTATTGGACAGATACAGATTTTTAATCTTCTTGGTCAGCAAATTCTTGTAATAGATAGCAGTAAACCATTCCCTGCTTCCATAAAAACTTCCGATTGGCCGGAGGGCATTTATATGGTAAACATGATCCATAAGGGCTCAATTGTAAACCAGCAGATGCTGGACATAATACACTGA